A window of Puniceicoccaceae bacterium contains these coding sequences:
- a CDS encoding glycoside hydrolase family 130 protein, with translation MNRVFSKFRPVQRYEKNPIITADLVPFNCRGIFNSSVVKHKDRYLMVLRCEGYNFYNFFALAESANGVDSWTFIKEIPLPQDPDYKKFSRVQYDPRITLIGDTYYLTFCCHHSEARMGLMCTRDWEDFEWMGFITGPGFRNTVLFPEKIDGLFTALERPNALGEIWVTRSPDLQFWGKQDLLMTQGQCSFGWGKIGPCGTPIATDEGWLIIFHGVSVVCDYEYLYHAGVLLADRNNPAKLIRVADECILTPEEPYENVGHTPNCVFASSHVVEPDGSIKLYYGASDRYQCVAFTSVKNLLEMALHR, from the coding sequence ATGAATCGAGTCTTCTCCAAATTTCGTCCGGTCCAGCGCTACGAAAAGAATCCGATCATCACCGCCGATCTGGTTCCCTTCAATTGCCGCGGCATCTTCAACTCCAGCGTGGTCAAGCACAAGGATCGCTACCTGATGGTGCTGCGCTGCGAGGGCTACAACTTCTACAACTTCTTCGCCCTTGCAGAAAGTGCCAACGGGGTGGATTCATGGACATTCATCAAGGAAATTCCCCTGCCGCAGGATCCCGACTACAAGAAGTTCTCTCGGGTGCAGTATGATCCGCGCATCACCCTCATCGGTGACACCTACTACCTGACGTTCTGCTGCCACCATTCGGAGGCCCGCATGGGGCTGATGTGTACCCGAGACTGGGAAGACTTCGAATGGATGGGGTTCATCACGGGTCCCGGTTTCCGCAACACCGTGTTGTTTCCCGAAAAAATCGATGGACTCTTCACCGCGCTCGAACGCCCCAATGCGCTGGGTGAAATCTGGGTCACGCGTTCACCTGACCTTCAGTTCTGGGGCAAGCAGGATCTGCTGATGACCCAGGGGCAGTGCAGTTTTGGGTGGGGCAAGATCGGTCCGTGCGGCACTCCCATCGCGACAGATGAGGGGTGGTTGATCATCTTCCACGGTGTGAGCGTGGTGTGCGATTATGAATACCTCTATCATGCCGGAGTTTTACTTGCGGATCGAAACAACCCCGCCAAACTCATCCGCGTTGCCGACGAGTGCATCCTGACACCCGAGGAACCCTACGAAAACGTTGGACACACCCCCAACTGCGTCTTTGCCTCCTCGCATGTCGTGGAGCCGGACGGCAGCATCAAGCTGTACTACGGTGCGTCTGACCGCTACCAGTGCGTGGCTTTTACCTCCGTGAAGAACCTTCTGGAGATGGCACTGCACCGCTGA
- a CDS encoding aminotransferase class IV, which yields MNPTVSTDSVNCMGSGYVPVQSIAMNRGYAAFDFLKVVDRRPVFAERHVQRFYRTMSMLRLVIPQEEQGVLSWIAQRAAEGEQATFGLKLFAVPAASVEAEVMESELHVVPVPLPAYPERLYTHGGTLLTFEYQRFLPEAKSTHYLPSIYWEPEVRRQGALEPLFHFAGNALETSRSNIFACIDGQVVTPGTGVLHGVTRSVVLEELRRAGIAPEERTLSMRELAMAQEVWVTSTTKGVAPITRIDGQRISDGQVGPLCRQLMQAYAERVRQG from the coding sequence ATGAATCCGACCGTATCAACTGACTCCGTGAACTGCATGGGGAGTGGTTATGTTCCTGTGCAGAGCATTGCGATGAATCGAGGCTACGCAGCCTTTGATTTTCTTAAAGTTGTGGATCGACGCCCCGTCTTTGCGGAGCGACACGTGCAGCGGTTTTACCGCACCATGTCCATGTTGCGACTGGTGATTCCGCAGGAGGAGCAAGGCGTGCTGTCCTGGATTGCGCAGCGCGCTGCGGAGGGGGAGCAGGCCACGTTTGGACTGAAACTGTTTGCGGTCCCTGCAGCGAGTGTGGAGGCGGAAGTGATGGAGTCGGAACTCCACGTGGTTCCTGTGCCCTTGCCAGCCTATCCCGAACGCTTGTATACACATGGTGGAACGCTGCTCACATTCGAGTATCAGCGTTTTTTGCCGGAAGCGAAGTCAACGCACTACCTCCCGTCGATTTACTGGGAACCGGAAGTGCGGCGGCAGGGGGCGCTGGAGCCACTTTTTCATTTTGCGGGGAACGCGCTGGAAACCTCGCGCAGCAATATTTTTGCCTGTATTGACGGGCAGGTGGTGACACCGGGGACAGGCGTGTTGCACGGAGTTACCCGCTCGGTGGTGCTGGAGGAGCTGCGACGTGCGGGGATTGCACCAGAGGAGCGCACCCTGTCGATGCGTGAGCTTGCGATGGCACAGGAGGTGTGGGTGACGAGCACCACCAAGGGTGTCGCCCCGATCACCAGAATTGATGGTCAGCGCATCAGCGACGGTCAGGTGGGTCCACTGTGTCGTCAACTGATGCAGGCCTATGCGGAGCGGGTGCGGCAGGGATGA
- a CDS encoding bifunctional GNAT family N-acetyltransferase/carbon-nitrogen hydrolase family protein, which yields MKPLIVMAEVILRKACEADIETLIALNKKSFPVMSEENVVWTRSHLRTHQTIFPDGQIVAELDGKLVGAVASLIVNLGDNPYRPHTYAGMTDGGYFYNHDPRGDTLYGADVYVDPDCRGKGIGAKLYEARRELCRRLNLKRILAGGRIHGYRDYAEHLSPEDYVRKVESGEIQDLVLSFQLREGFIVRGILKRYIIDPNSRNHATLIEWQNPDYVPIDDDQRKVRVACVQYQVRRILSFQEFADQVEYFVDSAHDYRADFVVFPEFFSVQLLSQERLRNLPSMEGISRLADLEAPFMELMTRLAREYGIHIIAGSHPMRRDGKIYNMSPVCFPDGQVMLQPKLHITPSELKYWGITGGDRLHVINTPKARIGILICYDSEFPEAARYLADAGAEIIFVPYCTDDRPAYQRVRLCSQARAIENQIYVVTTGIIGNLPSVPAMDIHYGKAGIFTPNDFEFARDGIQAEADSNVEMLLVSDLDINDLYRSRTSGSVRQRMDRRPDLFQYVALFDEGDEGAEDEDDRMLRIVRDPND from the coding sequence ATGAAACCCCTGATTGTCATGGCAGAAGTGATTCTACGCAAAGCGTGTGAGGCAGACATCGAGACGCTCATCGCACTGAACAAAAAGAGTTTTCCGGTCATGTCGGAAGAAAATGTGGTGTGGACACGCAGCCACCTGCGGACCCATCAGACGATTTTTCCGGATGGGCAGATTGTGGCAGAACTGGATGGCAAGCTGGTCGGTGCAGTCGCATCGCTCATTGTCAATCTGGGGGACAATCCCTATCGCCCCCACACCTATGCGGGCATGACTGATGGTGGCTATTTTTACAATCACGACCCGCGAGGCGATACCCTCTACGGTGCTGATGTGTATGTGGATCCCGACTGCCGTGGAAAGGGAATCGGAGCGAAATTGTATGAGGCACGAAGGGAACTTTGTCGCCGCCTCAACCTCAAGCGAATCCTAGCAGGAGGGCGCATTCACGGTTACCGCGACTATGCCGAACACTTGTCCCCGGAAGACTATGTGCGCAAGGTGGAGAGTGGAGAAATTCAGGATCTGGTGCTCAGTTTTCAGCTGCGTGAAGGCTTCATTGTGCGCGGGATTCTCAAGCGCTACATCATCGATCCGAACAGCCGCAATCACGCGACCCTGATCGAGTGGCAGAACCCGGACTACGTGCCCATTGACGATGACCAGCGCAAGGTCCGGGTGGCCTGTGTGCAGTACCAGGTTCGACGCATCCTCAGCTTTCAGGAGTTTGCGGATCAGGTGGAATATTTTGTGGACTCCGCGCACGATTATCGTGCGGATTTTGTAGTGTTTCCCGAGTTTTTTTCCGTGCAGCTGCTCTCGCAGGAACGCCTGCGCAATCTGCCCTCGATGGAGGGCATCAGTCGACTGGCCGATCTGGAAGCGCCGTTCATGGAACTGATGACCCGGCTGGCCCGCGAGTATGGCATTCACATCATTGCCGGCAGTCACCCGATGCGACGCGATGGCAAGATTTACAACATGTCGCCGGTCTGTTTTCCGGACGGACAGGTCATGCTGCAGCCGAAGCTGCACATCACGCCATCAGAGTTGAAATACTGGGGCATCACGGGCGGCGACCGCCTGCATGTCATCAATACTCCGAAAGCTCGCATCGGCATCCTCATTTGCTACGACAGTGAATTTCCCGAAGCCGCACGCTACCTTGCGGATGCAGGTGCGGAAATCATTTTTGTTCCCTACTGTACGGACGACCGTCCCGCCTATCAGCGTGTGCGGCTGTGCTCACAGGCACGCGCAATCGAAAACCAGATCTACGTGGTCACCACTGGCATTATTGGCAACCTGCCGAGCGTGCCGGCGATGGATATCCACTATGGCAAGGCGGGGATTTTTACACCCAACGACTTCGAGTTCGCGCGCGATGGGATTCAGGCCGAAGCTGACAGCAACGTGGAAATGTTGCTGGTTTCGGATCTCGATATCAATGACCTCTACCGCTCCCGAACCTCGGGCAGTGTGAGGCAGCGCATGGATCGCCGACCCGACCTCTTTCAGTATGTGGCACTCTTTGATGAGGGTGACGAGGGAGCGGAGGATGAGGATGACCGCATGCTGCGCATTGTTCGGGATCCCAATGACTGA
- a CDS encoding AbgT family transporter codes for MNRCLKTIEVLGNRLPDPAVLFALLMLLVWFSSWVLSGITFAEIDPRTGENIRIANQLTGTALTQFAANLVHTFVLFPPLGVVLVAMLGLGVAEYTGFINAGLRSILSVTPRMLLTPVLIGVSVLSHVAVDAGYVLVIPLGAVIFHAAGRHPLAGIAAAFAGVSGGFSATLFVPSSLDPLLAGMTQVSAQLIDPSLTVNSLNNYVFTTASTFLIIGIGWYLTDRVIEPRLQDTEVDGDPSQMVQMEALSPQERKGLVAASISMFLLLLLLAVTLLPESTPWAADPSQVAQGMHPLLVNASPLMKSIVTLIFIGFLIPGVVYGVVSGSVKTHRDVIKGMSQSMSGMGYYIVMAFFCALFLYAFNQSNLGVLLALKGANALKALGLPMAMTLVGIVLLSGTINLFVGSASAKWALIGAIMVPMLMELGISPDLTQAAYRVGDSSTNIITPLMPYFPLIVIFCQKYVKGSGIGTLVALMLPYSIAMLILWTLFLLGFWMLGIPLGFGSSYLYAPAS; via the coding sequence ATGAACCGATGCTTAAAAACCATCGAAGTGCTCGGCAACCGACTACCCGATCCTGCAGTGCTTTTTGCCCTGCTCATGCTGCTGGTCTGGTTCAGCTCCTGGGTGCTCTCCGGCATCACATTCGCCGAAATCGATCCGCGCACAGGGGAAAACATCCGCATCGCAAACCAGCTGACCGGCACTGCGCTCACTCAGTTTGCAGCGAATCTGGTCCATACCTTTGTCCTGTTTCCTCCTCTGGGAGTGGTGCTCGTCGCCATGCTCGGCCTCGGCGTGGCGGAATACACGGGATTCATCAATGCGGGCCTGCGCTCGATCCTTTCCGTCACTCCCAGAATGCTGCTCACCCCCGTGCTGATTGGGGTCAGTGTGTTGAGCCATGTTGCCGTCGATGCGGGCTATGTGCTGGTGATTCCTCTGGGTGCAGTCATCTTTCATGCTGCCGGGCGACATCCACTTGCAGGCATTGCCGCCGCATTTGCAGGAGTTTCCGGGGGATTTTCGGCAACACTGTTTGTGCCATCAAGCCTCGACCCACTGCTGGCTGGCATGACACAGGTATCCGCCCAGCTCATCGATCCATCGCTCACCGTCAACTCACTCAACAATTACGTCTTCACGACTGCGTCCACGTTTCTGATCATCGGCATTGGCTGGTACCTGACCGACCGCGTCATCGAACCCCGCCTCCAGGACACTGAAGTCGACGGCGACCCCTCTCAAATGGTGCAAATGGAGGCGCTCAGCCCACAAGAACGCAAGGGCCTCGTAGCGGCCAGCATCTCCATGTTCCTGCTGCTGCTACTGCTTGCGGTGACCCTGTTGCCGGAATCCACTCCCTGGGCTGCCGATCCGTCACAGGTTGCGCAGGGCATGCATCCGCTGCTGGTCAATGCCTCCCCGTTGATGAAATCCATCGTGACTCTCATTTTCATCGGTTTTCTGATTCCCGGTGTGGTTTATGGGGTGGTTTCGGGAAGCGTAAAAACCCACCGCGATGTGATCAAGGGCATGAGTCAGTCCATGAGCGGCATGGGATATTACATCGTCATGGCATTCTTCTGTGCCCTGTTTCTCTATGCGTTCAACCAGTCCAACCTTGGAGTGTTGCTTGCACTCAAGGGGGCCAATGCGCTCAAGGCACTGGGGCTTCCCATGGCGATGACCCTGGTTGGCATCGTTCTGTTGTCCGGCACGATCAATCTGTTTGTCGGCTCTGCCTCCGCAAAATGGGCGCTCATCGGTGCCATCATGGTTCCCATGCTGATGGAGCTGGGCATCTCTCCCGATCTGACTCAGGCGGCCTACCGGGTAGGCGATTCATCGACCAACATCATCACTCCCCTGATGCCCTACTTTCCCCTCATTGTGATCTTCTGCCAAAAATACGTCAAAGGCAGTGGCATCGGCACACTGGTGGCACTGATGTTGCCCTATTCGATCGCCATGTTGATCCTGTGGACCCTGTTTCTACTGGGGTTCTGGATGCTCGGCATTCCGCTTGGATTTGGATCGAGCTACCTTTACGCTCCTGCCAGTTGA
- a CDS encoding DNA methyltransferase produces the protein MSRNSHSPNKRLADTRDLHLAMRSWFGYERFTETRDRQIDGLQIPVYVNEFWTARQRDGHSLHELSYRACYKPQLPGFFIERFCDPGDRVYDPFMGRGTTLIEAQLRGCIAVGNDANPLSRILAAPRLQPPTLRQVEQRLQAISLDSEEAHDTELHTFFDPATLTELYAWRAYFRKREQQQEIDAVDRWIQMVACNRLTGHSPGFFSVYTLPPNQATSVIAQQKINAKRGQIPEYRDTRALILRKSRQLLKDPLPRDYRNQMADIHCASADQTPAIPSDSIRLVVTSPPFLDTVDYVQDNWLRNWFCDISIDRSQIWQLRSLPAWVERMTAVFHELRRVLQPNGWVAFEVGEIRKQKLLLENEVVRAATAAGLIAECILIHSQNFTKTANCWGVANNQAGTNSNRIVLLRKPA, from the coding sequence ATGTCCCGGAATTCCCATTCCCCAAACAAACGACTGGCTGACACGCGGGATCTTCACCTCGCGATGCGCTCCTGGTTCGGATATGAGCGATTCACCGAAACACGGGACAGGCAGATCGATGGTCTGCAAATCCCTGTGTATGTGAACGAGTTCTGGACTGCCCGTCAGCGGGATGGGCACTCCCTGCACGAGCTTTCGTATCGCGCCTGCTACAAACCACAACTACCGGGCTTCTTTATCGAACGCTTCTGCGATCCCGGAGATCGGGTATACGATCCGTTCATGGGTCGGGGAACCACGTTGATCGAAGCTCAGTTGAGAGGATGCATCGCCGTTGGGAACGATGCAAATCCACTCTCCCGAATCCTCGCAGCACCGCGTCTGCAGCCGCCCACTCTGCGCCAAGTGGAACAGCGCCTACAGGCAATATCCCTCGACAGTGAGGAAGCGCATGACACCGAACTTCACACTTTTTTTGATCCGGCAACCCTGACAGAACTCTACGCATGGCGGGCCTATTTCCGCAAACGCGAGCAGCAGCAGGAAATCGATGCCGTGGATCGCTGGATCCAGATGGTTGCCTGCAATCGGCTCACGGGGCATTCCCCTGGATTCTTCTCGGTCTATACACTGCCTCCCAATCAGGCCACCTCCGTCATTGCCCAACAGAAGATCAATGCCAAGCGCGGACAAATCCCCGAATACCGCGATACCCGTGCGCTCATTCTTCGCAAATCCCGCCAATTGCTCAAAGATCCACTGCCCCGGGATTACCGCAACCAAATGGCCGATATCCACTGTGCTTCCGCAGATCAAACACCTGCGATTCCGAGCGATTCGATCCGACTTGTAGTCACATCCCCGCCCTTCCTCGACACAGTGGACTACGTACAGGACAACTGGCTGCGCAACTGGTTTTGTGACATCTCGATTGATCGTTCCCAAATCTGGCAACTGCGCTCATTACCCGCCTGGGTCGAGCGCATGACCGCAGTCTTTCACGAACTGCGGCGCGTGCTGCAACCCAACGGATGGGTCGCATTTGAAGTGGGGGAAATCCGCAAGCAAAAACTTTTGCTTGAAAACGAAGTCGTGCGCGCTGCCACGGCAGCAGGATTGATTGCCGAGTGCATCCTGATTCACTCGCAGAACTTCACCAAAACCGCCAACTGCTGGGGAGTCGCAAACAACCAGGCAGGTACCAACAGCAACCGCATCGTGCTGCTGCGCAAACCTGCCTGA
- a CDS encoding GNAT family N-acetyltransferase — translation MIRVESLVGPERSQALPALAELRIRVFREWPYLYEGSLEYEQRYLEKFSAAEDSLIVVARDGAVIVGASTASPLVGHADAFAAPFEQRGMDRDRIFYFGESVLLPAYRGSGIGHAFFDHREQHARSLGTFDWLTFCAVVRPEEDERMPDDYRTLDGFWRKRGFEKMEGLTTDFSWKEPGSSHEVSHVMQFWGKRL, via the coding sequence ATGATTCGGGTGGAGTCGCTTGTGGGTCCTGAGCGCTCGCAGGCATTGCCTGCGCTGGCGGAGCTGCGTATCCGCGTGTTCCGGGAGTGGCCCTATCTGTATGAGGGAAGCCTCGAGTATGAGCAGCGTTATCTCGAAAAATTCAGCGCTGCAGAAGATTCGCTGATCGTGGTTGCGCGGGACGGAGCAGTGATCGTGGGTGCCTCAACTGCATCCCCGCTGGTGGGGCATGCGGATGCATTTGCAGCTCCCTTTGAGCAGCGCGGCATGGATCGGGACCGAATTTTCTACTTTGGGGAATCCGTGCTGCTGCCCGCTTACAGGGGAAGCGGGATTGGACATGCCTTTTTTGATCATCGCGAACAGCATGCACGTTCGTTGGGAACCTTCGATTGGCTGACATTCTGTGCGGTGGTTCGGCCCGAAGAAGATGAGCGAATGCCCGATGATTACCGGACGCTGGATGGGTTTTGGCGGAAGCGGGGTTTTGAGAAAATGGAAGGACTCACGACCGATTTTTCCTGGAAAGAACCCGGCTCGTCACATGAAGTTTCCCACGTCATGCAGTTCTGGGGAAAACGACTTTGA